A segment of the Aureimonas sp. SA4125 genome:
AGACCTTCATCAAGATGAAGCCGACCATCGTCAACGCGCTGTTCGGCGCGATCCTTCTGGGCGGCCTCCTGTTCGGTCGCTCGCTTCTCGGCTATGTCTTCAACCAGGCGTTCAAGCTGAACGATGCCGGCTGGCGCAAGCTGACGCTGCGCTGGGGCTTGTTCTTTCTGGCGATGGCATTGGTGAACGAGATCGTCTGGCGCAATTTTTCGACCGATTTCTGGGCCGGTTTCAAGGTCTGGGCGACCATGCCGATCACCATGGTCTTCATGCTGTGCCAGATCCCGCTTTTGCAGCGCCATGCGACTGAGCCGCTGTTCGGCGACGGCGGGACGAAGAAGTAACGCGACGCCCCACCTCCGGCGTCATTGGCGCGCCGGCGCTTCCTCTCGGCAGGCAGGCTTCCATGTTCGACGTCCAGAACCTCCTCGGCCGATTTCTCGGCGCCGGCACGGCCGGGACCGGCGCCGAAGGCCGCAGCACCGCGCCCGATGACAGAGCGGACACTGCAGGCTCGTTGGAAGACGCGATCGGCACGCTCCTGCGCAATCCTGCCGCCTCGGCACTGGCGGGCGGATTGGCCGGCGGGCTGGCGGCCAGCCTCTTCGGCGGCCGGACGCTCGGAACATCCGGCAAGGCAGCGCTGCAGGTGGGTGGAGCTGCGCTGATCGCAAGCCTCGCCTATGCCGCCTATGAGAACTATCGAACGAGCACGCCGGCCGGCGGGTTACCCCCTTCCGCCGATGCGGCTCCGTCCGCAGCGGTTACAGCGGCAGAATTCAGCGTGCACAGCCCGGACCAGTCCGACGACGACTGGGCCTGCCTTCTGCTTTCGGCGATGATCGCGGCGGCCAAGGCGGACGGCTACATCGACCCCGCCGAGGAGAAGGAAATTCTCGGCCGGCTCGACAGCCTCGACCTCGACCCGGAGGAACGCAATTTCGTCCGCCGCGAAATGCAGAAGCCGCAGACCATCGACGCGCTCGTTGCTGGCGCAACGACGCCGGAAGCGGCGCTGCAGATCTATACGGCTTCGTTTCTGGCCATCGATCCCGACCATCCGGCCGAGCAGGCCTATCTCGCCCGGCTGGCGATCAGCCTCGGCCTCCCCTCCGCGCTGACGGCCGAGGTGCGGCGTGCGGCAAAGGCCGCCGCCGGGGACTGAGGCCGCCCGCGCAAGGTGCAAACCGTGCCCTCGACGGCAGAAAGACGTGGCTCCCGCATTGCGCGATGGCCTTGCCGTTTCGATATGCCCTTTGACGACATCAACGCCAAAGGACCCCCATGCTCGACGTACAGAAACTCCTCGGCCAGTTCCTCGGCACCCAGTCGCCGTTCGGCGGCAGCACCCATCCGTCGTCGCAGGGACGCCCGCAGGGCGGCGGATCGCTGCAGGACACGGTCGGCAACCTGATCCGCACCCATGGCAGCTCGGCTCTTTCGGGCGGTCTTGCCGGCGGCCTCGCCTCGCAGCTCTTTCGTGGCAAGGGCGTCGGCAAGATGGGTGGATCGGCCTTGAAGCTCGGCGGCGCTGCGCTCGTTGCCGGCCTCGCCTACAAGGCCTATAAGAACTACCAGGCGACCAACGGCGCGGCTGCCCTGCCGGGCGCTGCGCCTTTGCCGGCCTTGCCGGCGCCAAGCGCCGCCGGTGAGTTGCCCGAGCCGTCCGGCACGGCCTTTCTTCCCGGCGGCGAGGAGACATCGCGGGCGCGTCTCATGCTCTCGGCGATGATCGCCGCGGCCAAGGCCGACGGCTATATCGACGCTGGCGAGCAGGAAGCGATCTTCGGCCGCATCGACGATCTCGGCCTCGACTCGGAAGCCAAGGGCTTTGTCGTCGACGAGATGCGCCGGCCGATGTCGATCGACGACCTCGTTGCCGCCGCCGCGACGCCCGAGGCCGCCATCGAGGTCTACACCGCCTCGGTCCTGGCGATCGATCCCGACCATCCGGCCGAGCGCGCCTATCTCGACATGCTCGCGGCACGGCTCCAGCTTCCCGCCGCGCTGACGGCGGAGGTGCGGCGCACCGCCGAAGAGGTCACCGTTCTCTCCTGACCTGGCGGGCACCGGCGGGCTTCATCCCGCTCTAGAATTCGTCGGTCGGCAGAAGCCGGCCGTCCGGCATCCGGTCGCCGGTGGCGTCGCCCGGATTGCCGAAGGGTACCGGCGGCGCCCCGGCCTCGGCCTCGGCATCGTGGCGCAGCGCCCAGTGCACCGAGGGGAAGGCCAGGTCGTCCCAGGGAATGTCGGAAAAGTCGAAGAAGCCGACCTCCAGGCTTTCGGAGCCGGCGGCAATGCCGGGCCGCGCCAGCGTCGCGCGATAGATCAGCTGCACCTGGCTGATCCGCGGGACGGCATAGACGGCCAGCAGCCGCTCGATCGCGAGCATTGCGTTCGCCTCCTCGTGGGCCTCGCGCCTCGCCCCCTCTTCCGGCGTCTCGTTCAACTCCATGTAGCCGGCCGGGATCGTCCAGAATCCCTTGCGCGGCTCGATCGCCCGGCGGCAGAGCAGGATCTTCCCGGCATCGCGCACGACCGCGCCGACGACGATCTTCGGGTTCTCGTAGGCGACGAAGCCGCAGGTGTCGCAGATCTTGCGCGGCACGCAATCGTCGTCGGGGGTGCGGAGGGTGAAGGCCGGTTCGCTCATGCGCTTAGAGATAATCCTCGTGGTTCATGGC
Coding sequences within it:
- a CDS encoding tellurite resistance TerB family protein; amino-acid sequence: MLDVQKLLGQFLGTQSPFGGSTHPSSQGRPQGGGSLQDTVGNLIRTHGSSALSGGLAGGLASQLFRGKGVGKMGGSALKLGGAALVAGLAYKAYKNYQATNGAAALPGAAPLPALPAPSAAGELPEPSGTAFLPGGEETSRARLMLSAMIAAAKADGYIDAGEQEAIFGRIDDLGLDSEAKGFVVDEMRRPMSIDDLVAAAATPEAAIEVYTASVLAIDPDHPAERAYLDMLAARLQLPAALTAEVRRTAEEVTVLS
- a CDS encoding NUDIX hydrolase, which codes for MSEPAFTLRTPDDDCVPRKICDTCGFVAYENPKIVVGAVVRDAGKILLCRRAIEPRKGFWTIPAGYMELNETPEEGARREAHEEANAMLAIERLLAVYAVPRISQVQLIYRATLARPGIAAGSESLEVGFFDFSDIPWDDLAFPSVHWALRHDAEAEAGAPPVPFGNPGDATGDRMPDGRLLPTDEF
- a CDS encoding tellurite resistance TerB family protein, coding for MFDVQNLLGRFLGAGTAGTGAEGRSTAPDDRADTAGSLEDAIGTLLRNPAASALAGGLAGGLAASLFGGRTLGTSGKAALQVGGAALIASLAYAAYENYRTSTPAGGLPPSADAAPSAAVTAAEFSVHSPDQSDDDWACLLLSAMIAAAKADGYIDPAEEKEILGRLDSLDLDPEERNFVRREMQKPQTIDALVAGATTPEAALQIYTASFLAIDPDHPAEQAYLARLAISLGLPSALTAEVRRAAKAAAGD
- a CDS encoding septation protein A, whose product is MAEHLIEGGPNAPEENKINPMLKFALELGPLVVFFFANSRGPWLAERFPALAELGGPLFIATGLFMVATVVALSVSWALTRTLPVMPLVSGFFVIVFGTLTIWLQNETFIKMKPTIVNALFGAILLGGLLFGRSLLGYVFNQAFKLNDAGWRKLTLRWGLFFLAMALVNEIVWRNFSTDFWAGFKVWATMPITMVFMLCQIPLLQRHATEPLFGDGGTKK